From Herbiconiux flava, one genomic window encodes:
- a CDS encoding type II toxin-antitoxin system RelE family toxin, which produces MTFEVRFTRAASRALAEQLPEKVAAAAFEFIMGALRENPKRVGKQLREPLHPLYSARRGEYRVIYRVLDQQVVIEIVTVTHRRDAYRR; this is translated from the coding sequence GTGACGTTCGAGGTCCGTTTCACTCGAGCTGCATCCCGGGCACTCGCCGAGCAGCTGCCCGAGAAGGTCGCGGCGGCGGCGTTCGAGTTCATCATGGGCGCTCTCCGCGAGAACCCGAAGCGGGTGGGCAAGCAACTGCGCGAACCCCTTCACCCGCTCTACTCGGCGCGCCGCGGTGAGTATCGCGTCATCTACCGCGTGCTCGATCAGCAGGTCGTGATCGAGATCGTGACGGTCACCCACCGGCGGGACGCGTACCGGCGGTAG
- a CDS encoding GNAT family N-acetyltransferase produces MTNDSGALSIELLPPEAADDEALVGRLVAIVNAAYAVGEAGMWVAGTSRVGAEEMRGLIRASEIVVARVGERPTGCVRVHRLDETTWGFGMLAAARDAHGRGIGRALVAAAEEVARSAGAAEMQLELLVPSVGVQESKVRLAAWYARAGYRRTASKPMAEDYPELADSLAAPCDYQIWRKPLD; encoded by the coding sequence ATGACGAACGACTCCGGGGCTCTCTCGATCGAGCTGCTCCCACCCGAAGCCGCCGACGACGAGGCACTCGTCGGCCGGCTCGTCGCGATCGTCAACGCCGCGTACGCCGTGGGCGAGGCCGGGATGTGGGTCGCCGGGACGAGCCGGGTGGGCGCCGAGGAGATGCGTGGGCTCATCCGGGCATCCGAGATCGTAGTCGCCCGGGTGGGGGAGCGGCCGACTGGATGCGTGCGCGTGCACCGCCTCGACGAGACCACCTGGGGCTTCGGGATGCTCGCCGCCGCCCGCGACGCGCACGGCCGGGGCATCGGGCGCGCGCTCGTGGCGGCCGCCGAGGAAGTCGCGCGGAGTGCCGGCGCCGCCGAGATGCAGCTGGAGCTGCTGGTTCCGAGCGTCGGCGTGCAGGAGTCGAAGGTGCGGCTCGCCGCCTGGTACGCCAGGGCCGGCTACCGCAGGACGGCCAGCAAGCCGATGGCGGAGGACTACCCCGAGCTCGCCGACTCGCTGGCCGCCCCTTGCGACTACCAGATCTGGCGCAAGCCGCTCGACTAG
- a CDS encoding RNA-binding S4 domain-containing protein produces MAKQAPIDDVSIGGEMIRLGQFLKFAGLLDSGGMVKEVIADGAVMVNGEVELRRGRQLAVGDVVGFDGRRARVCP; encoded by the coding sequence ATGGCGAAGCAGGCACCGATCGACGACGTCTCCATCGGCGGGGAGATGATCCGGCTGGGGCAGTTCCTCAAGTTCGCGGGGCTGCTCGACAGCGGCGGCATGGTCAAGGAGGTCATCGCCGACGGCGCCGTGATGGTGAACGGGGAGGTCGAGCTGCGGCGGGGGCGGCAGCTCGCTGTCGGGGATGTCGTCGGCTTCGACGGGCGCCGAGCCCGGGTCTGCCCGTAG
- a CDS encoding small multidrug efflux protein produces the protein MDVIAFFQQAMAHVPVIVQPLLVALAGVIPFVEGELAAVLGVWAGLNPFVAAIAAAVGNFASVFVVVFFGARIRAVVVARRARKAAAARAAAVPVPAGGMPGEIAEPELEPEPKSKPESKGVQRFKRFLVRFGVPGASILGPLALPTQFTSAVLVSTGVAKGWVLLWQGVAIVLWTTVTTLSAVGVLALLEG, from the coding sequence ATGGACGTCATCGCGTTCTTCCAGCAGGCCATGGCACACGTGCCGGTCATCGTGCAGCCGTTGCTCGTCGCGCTGGCGGGGGTGATCCCGTTCGTCGAGGGTGAGCTCGCCGCCGTGCTCGGGGTGTGGGCGGGACTGAATCCGTTCGTCGCGGCGATCGCTGCTGCGGTGGGCAACTTCGCCTCCGTCTTCGTCGTGGTGTTCTTCGGGGCGCGCATCCGGGCCGTCGTCGTCGCACGCCGCGCACGCAAGGCGGCTGCTGCTCGGGCCGCGGCCGTGCCGGTGCCGGCGGGCGGGATGCCGGGCGAAATCGCCGAGCCCGAGCTGGAGCCCGAGCCGAAATCGAAGCCCGAGTCGAAGGGCGTTCAGCGCTTCAAGCGGTTCCTCGTGCGCTTCGGGGTTCCCGGTGCGAGCATCCTGGGCCCGCTGGCCCTGCCCACCCAGTTCACCTCGGCGGTGCTGGTCTCGACCGGTGTGGCGAAGGGCTGGGTGCTGCTCTGGCAGGGCGTCGCGATCGTGCTCTGGACCACCGTCACGACCCTGAGCGCCGTCGGCGTGCTGGCCCTGCTCGAGGGCTGA
- a CDS encoding TetR family transcriptional regulator — MESTRDRILASVTAMMRDGVERLSVRAVAAHAGVGASTLRHYFPTQRDLINAALTATYDAAMPDERIRDTSVPPRERLRECLWRLFEPFGTDDADAFAVWQSLFQAFPGADTTPDARAGYDLIVAQAERRVGAWLAILEEEGVLPPGDTERRVHLLLTVVDGLSIERALPHRPDYLVHQAATLAFAVDAVFDLPRSSASAI; from the coding sequence ATGGAGAGCACTCGCGACCGCATCCTCGCCTCGGTCACGGCGATGATGCGCGACGGCGTCGAGCGCCTCAGCGTGCGTGCGGTCGCCGCCCACGCCGGGGTCGGCGCAAGCACCCTGCGCCACTACTTCCCGACCCAGCGCGACCTCATCAATGCCGCCCTCACCGCGACCTACGACGCGGCGATGCCCGACGAGCGCATCCGCGACACGTCCGTGCCGCCCCGCGAGCGACTGCGCGAGTGCCTCTGGCGCCTGTTCGAGCCCTTCGGCACCGACGACGCCGACGCGTTCGCGGTCTGGCAGAGCCTGTTCCAGGCGTTCCCGGGCGCCGACACGACTCCGGATGCGCGCGCCGGCTACGACCTGATCGTCGCCCAGGCCGAGCGCCGGGTCGGTGCGTGGCTCGCCATCCTCGAGGAGGAGGGCGTACTGCCGCCCGGCGACACCGAGCGCCGCGTGCACCTCCTGCTCACGGTCGTCGACGGCCTCTCGATCGAGCGCGCGCTCCCGCACCGCCCCGACTACCTCGTGCACCAGGCGGCCACGCTGGCATTCGCCGTCGACGCGGTCTTCGATCTCCCGCGCTCGTCGGCCTCGGCGATCTGA
- a CDS encoding zinc-dependent alcohol dehydrogenase, whose translation MKALTWTGVNELSVEDVDDPEILNAQDIIVRVILSTSCGSDLHLLGGYVPTMRAGDVLGHEFIGEVVEVGSAVSRHRAGDRVVVCSFISCGRCWFCRNELYSLCDNGNPNAGIPEMLWGQAPGGCYGYSHALGGWAGSHAQYIRVPYADQGAFPVPEGVADERALFASDAAPTGWMGADLGGVKPGDTVAVWGAGGVGQMAARASILLGAERVIVIDRFQERLAQVESVIGAETMNYETSEVLPELRELTGGRGPDVCIEAVGMEAHKDRPDFAYDQVKQQLRLQTDRPTAVREAIFAARKGGSVFVLGVFGGFVDKFPLGPLMNKGLTLRSAQQHGHRYIPMLLERMARDELVTEHLATHVMPLAQGPEGYEMFKEKTDGCVRAVFRP comes from the coding sequence GTGAAGGCTCTGACCTGGACCGGAGTGAACGAGCTCTCGGTCGAAGACGTGGACGACCCCGAGATCCTGAATGCGCAGGACATCATCGTCAGGGTCATCCTGAGCACCTCGTGCGGCTCGGATCTGCACCTGCTCGGCGGTTACGTGCCGACCATGCGCGCCGGCGATGTGCTCGGCCACGAGTTCATCGGCGAGGTCGTCGAGGTGGGCTCGGCGGTCTCCAGGCACAGAGCCGGCGACCGTGTCGTCGTGTGCTCGTTCATCAGCTGCGGCAGATGCTGGTTCTGCAGGAACGAGCTCTACTCGCTGTGCGACAACGGCAACCCGAACGCGGGCATCCCCGAGATGCTCTGGGGCCAGGCGCCGGGCGGATGCTACGGCTACTCCCACGCGCTCGGCGGCTGGGCGGGCAGTCATGCCCAGTACATCCGGGTGCCGTACGCCGATCAGGGTGCGTTCCCCGTGCCCGAGGGCGTCGCCGACGAGCGGGCGCTCTTCGCCTCGGATGCTGCGCCGACCGGGTGGATGGGCGCCGACCTCGGCGGGGTGAAGCCCGGCGACACGGTGGCCGTCTGGGGAGCGGGTGGCGTCGGCCAGATGGCGGCGCGAGCATCCATTCTGCTGGGGGCGGAGCGCGTGATCGTGATCGACCGCTTCCAGGAGCGGCTCGCTCAGGTCGAGAGCGTCATCGGCGCCGAGACGATGAACTACGAGACCAGCGAGGTGCTGCCCGAGCTGCGCGAGCTCACCGGCGGACGCGGGCCCGACGTCTGCATCGAGGCCGTGGGCATGGAGGCGCACAAGGATCGCCCCGACTTCGCCTACGACCAGGTCAAGCAGCAGTTGCGGCTGCAGACCGACCGGCCCACTGCCGTGCGCGAGGCGATCTTCGCGGCGCGGAAGGGCGGCAGCGTGTTCGTGCTGGGCGTCTTCGGCGGGTTCGTGGACAAGTTCCCACTGGGGCCGCTGATGAACAAGGGGCTCACGCTGCGGTCGGCGCAGCAGCACGGGCACCGGTACATCCCGATGCTGCTCGAGCGGATGGCCCGCGACGAGCTCGTCACCGAGCACCTCGCGACGCACGTGATGCCGCTCGCGCAGGGCCCTGAGGGCTACGAGATGTTCAAGGAGAAGACCGACGGATGCGTGCGGGCGGTCTTCCGCCCGTAA
- a CDS encoding DUF7144 family membrane protein has product MKRPGGVTLVAVIVWISGALQVIGGVIGLITASTTAEANGAPDTAGALTTGAIVSIVLGIITVIVGAALLRGSQLARVLTTIVLALNLASAIYLLAAVPSSLWQGVVNAALALLGIILLYTRSANAYFRR; this is encoded by the coding sequence ATGAAGCGACCTGGTGGAGTCACCCTCGTGGCCGTGATCGTCTGGATCTCGGGCGCGCTGCAGGTGATCGGCGGCGTCATCGGTCTGATCACCGCCTCGACGACGGCGGAGGCGAACGGCGCCCCGGACACGGCCGGTGCACTGACGACCGGCGCGATCGTGTCGATCGTGCTCGGCATCATCACGGTCATCGTCGGCGCCGCCCTCCTGCGCGGCAGCCAGCTGGCCCGCGTGCTGACGACGATCGTGCTGGCCCTCAACCTCGCGAGCGCGATCTACCTCCTGGCGGCGGTGCCCTCGAGCCTCTGGCAGGGCGTCGTCAACGCGGCCCTGGCCCTGCTCGGCATCATCCTCCTCTACACCCGCAGCGCGAACGCCTACTTCCGCCGCTAG
- a CDS encoding DUF445 domain-containing protein: MTTTTQLGPADLERRSALRRMKVLATSLLVVSAVVFAVAFALEDRYPWLGYVRAAAEGAMVGALADWFAVTALFRHPLGLRIPHTAIIPNRKDEIGVSLGEFVEENFLSDEVVRSKLATFSVADRLGAWLADPKNAERASAEGAVMAQGLLRFLSDRDVESLIERLAREHLFEKEWAPALGRMGSELVAADQQRAVVDALVEAAETWLAEHPDALDAVVSTRIPRWVPGFARDFADDRAHRELNKLLQAVKEDPEHPLRLAIDGYLDDLTDRLQHDPAMSARVEQIKAEFLESPRLRSFAGQLWEAAKTTLAEALADPASELRSAATSALVDLGARLSSDRVLATKIDAWIADAAGYAVQKYRHDLASVISDTVQRWDARETTEKIELQVGRDLQFIRINGTVVGALAGVGIYAIATGVHALLA; encoded by the coding sequence ATGACGACGACCACTCAGCTCGGCCCCGCCGACCTCGAGCGCCGCTCCGCGCTCCGGCGGATGAAGGTGCTCGCCACGAGCCTGCTCGTCGTCTCGGCCGTCGTCTTCGCCGTCGCCTTCGCGCTCGAGGATCGGTACCCGTGGCTCGGCTACGTGCGCGCCGCCGCCGAGGGCGCGATGGTCGGCGCGCTCGCGGACTGGTTCGCCGTGACGGCGCTGTTCCGGCATCCGCTCGGGCTGCGCATCCCGCACACGGCGATCATCCCGAACCGCAAGGACGAGATCGGCGTCAGCCTCGGCGAGTTCGTCGAGGAGAACTTCCTCTCCGACGAGGTGGTGCGCAGCAAACTGGCGACCTTCAGCGTGGCCGACCGGCTCGGCGCGTGGCTCGCAGACCCGAAGAACGCCGAGAGGGCGAGCGCCGAGGGTGCCGTGATGGCGCAGGGTCTGCTCCGCTTCCTCAGCGACCGCGACGTCGAGAGCCTGATCGAGCGCCTCGCCCGCGAGCACCTGTTCGAGAAGGAGTGGGCGCCGGCCCTCGGGCGGATGGGGTCCGAGCTCGTGGCGGCCGATCAGCAGCGGGCCGTCGTGGACGCGCTGGTCGAGGCGGCCGAGACCTGGCTCGCCGAGCATCCGGATGCCCTCGATGCCGTCGTCTCCACCCGCATCCCCCGCTGGGTGCCCGGTTTCGCGCGCGACTTCGCCGACGACCGCGCGCATCGCGAGCTCAACAAACTGCTGCAGGCGGTGAAGGAGGACCCCGAGCATCCGCTTCGCCTGGCCATCGACGGCTACCTCGACGACCTCACCGACCGGCTGCAGCACGACCCCGCGATGTCGGCCCGGGTCGAGCAGATCAAGGCCGAGTTCCTCGAGAGCCCGCGCCTGCGCTCGTTCGCGGGCCAGCTCTGGGAGGCGGCCAAGACGACCCTCGCCGAAGCACTGGCCGACCCCGCGAGCGAGCTGCGGTCGGCGGCGACGTCGGCGCTGGTCGACCTCGGGGCGCGTCTTTCGAGCGACCGGGTGCTCGCCACGAAGATCGACGCATGGATCGCCGACGCGGCGGGGTATGCGGTGCAGAAGTACCGCCACGACCTCGCGTCGGTGATCAGTGACACGGTGCAGCGGTGGGACGCGCGCGAGACGACGGAGAAGATCGAGCTGCAGGTGGGGCGTGACCTGCAGTTCATCCGCATCAACGGCACGGTGGTGGGTGCCCTCGCGGGCGTCGGCATCTACGCGATCGCGACGGGCGTGCACGCGCTGCTCGCCTGA
- a CDS encoding VOC family protein, whose product MAARISHTTIDSRDALAQSVFWSAVLGFAEDPDDPNVPGDDECMIFSSDGAQRLLFIEVPEAKELKNRLHLDLEPEAGSTRDEELERLLQLGARQVDDRRRPDGSGWVVLADPEGNEFCILRSRAERAA is encoded by the coding sequence ATGGCAGCCCGCATCTCGCACACGACGATCGACAGCCGCGACGCCCTGGCGCAGTCGGTGTTCTGGAGCGCTGTGCTCGGCTTCGCGGAGGACCCCGACGACCCGAACGTGCCGGGCGACGACGAGTGCATGATCTTCTCAAGCGACGGCGCTCAGCGCCTGCTCTTCATCGAGGTGCCCGAGGCGAAGGAGCTGAAGAACCGGCTGCACCTCGATCTCGAGCCCGAGGCGGGGAGCACCCGCGACGAGGAGCTGGAGCGGCTCCTGCAGCTCGGTGCCCGGCAGGTCGACGACCGCCGCCGGCCCGACGGCTCGGGCTGGGTCGTGCTGGCCGACCCCGAGGGCAACGAGTTCTGCATCCTGCGCAGCCGGGCCGAGCGGGCCGCTTAG
- a CDS encoding glycoside hydrolase family 2 TIM barrel-domain containing protein, translating into MTMTSTPAARAASDADLPARGLPDATTQDGTYPRPQLMRPHWHDLSGTWDFAWDDDEEYEHDDVPFSRRIEVPFPPESPASGIHETGFHSRAWYRRTVGAAELRAAGAPTDAGAAPGRMLLHFGAVDHAASVWVNGHLVATHVGGQTPFAADITRLVRAEGDELTIVVRAVDLPGDVSSLRGKQDWREEPHTIWYHRTTGIWQPVWLEWVPSVSVESIIWRSDLTTSTVEADIELSGPVAAADSVSVTLSHLGETIAATTVSTMGEGTVSVRLVIPRQLNGQQYEELLWSPSSPTLIGARISVHPHEPAAPSWDTVSSYLGLRSVATSDDALLLNDRPIYLRSVLAQNYWPESHLAASAATLKREVELILELGFNAARVHQKVEDPRFLYWADRLGLMLWGETASAYAFDPKAVGALVSEWTAVLERDRSHPSIIAWVPLNESWGVQHISHDPRQRAFSRAIADLTRALDGTRPVISNDGWEHTDSDIMTIHDYEADPATLTSRYGSAESLQRMIDGFGPAGRRMSAEPGPGASSEGRDAHPHRPIMLTEFGGVSLETGGDGDWGYSTARDAESFEKQVTSILLAVGSVQPLAGFCYTQLTDTGQETNGLLHADRSPKFPVDRIRAAVRG; encoded by the coding sequence ATGACCATGACCTCGACCCCCGCGGCCCGGGCGGCGTCCGACGCCGATCTTCCCGCTCGCGGACTCCCCGACGCGACGACCCAGGACGGCACCTACCCGCGGCCTCAGCTGATGCGTCCGCACTGGCACGACCTCTCCGGCACGTGGGACTTCGCCTGGGACGACGACGAGGAGTACGAGCACGACGACGTGCCGTTCTCGCGCCGCATCGAGGTGCCTTTCCCGCCCGAGTCGCCGGCATCGGGCATCCATGAGACCGGTTTCCACTCGCGCGCCTGGTACCGGCGCACGGTCGGGGCGGCCGAGCTGCGGGCGGCTGGTGCGCCGACGGATGCTGGCGCCGCGCCGGGGCGGATGCTGCTGCACTTCGGCGCCGTCGACCACGCGGCCAGCGTCTGGGTGAACGGGCACCTCGTGGCCACCCACGTCGGAGGGCAGACCCCGTTCGCGGCCGACATCACCCGCCTCGTGCGCGCCGAGGGCGACGAGCTGACGATCGTCGTGCGCGCCGTCGACCTGCCCGGTGACGTCTCGTCGCTGCGCGGGAAGCAGGACTGGCGCGAGGAACCGCACACCATCTGGTACCACCGCACGACCGGCATCTGGCAGCCGGTGTGGCTCGAGTGGGTGCCGTCGGTCTCCGTGGAGTCGATCATCTGGCGATCCGACCTGACGACGTCGACGGTGGAGGCCGACATCGAGCTCAGCGGGCCCGTCGCGGCCGCCGACTCGGTGAGCGTGACGCTCAGCCACCTCGGCGAGACCATCGCCGCCACGACGGTGAGCACGATGGGCGAGGGCACGGTCTCGGTGCGGCTGGTCATCCCCCGCCAGCTCAACGGCCAGCAGTACGAGGAGCTGCTCTGGAGCCCCTCGTCCCCGACGCTGATCGGGGCCCGGATCTCCGTGCACCCGCACGAGCCGGCGGCTCCCTCCTGGGACACGGTGTCGAGCTACCTCGGTCTCCGCAGCGTCGCGACCTCCGACGACGCCCTCCTGCTCAACGACCGGCCGATCTACCTCCGGTCGGTGCTGGCCCAGAACTACTGGCCCGAATCGCATCTCGCCGCGTCGGCGGCGACGCTGAAGCGCGAGGTCGAGCTGATCCTCGAGCTCGGCTTCAACGCGGCTCGCGTGCACCAGAAGGTCGAGGACCCGCGCTTCCTGTACTGGGCCGACCGGCTCGGGCTGATGCTGTGGGGCGAGACCGCCAGCGCCTACGCGTTCGACCCGAAGGCCGTCGGAGCCCTCGTCAGCGAGTGGACCGCCGTGCTCGAACGCGACCGCTCGCATCCGTCGATCATCGCCTGGGTGCCGCTGAACGAGAGCTGGGGGGTGCAGCACATCTCGCACGACCCGCGCCAGCGCGCCTTCAGTCGCGCGATCGCCGATCTGACCCGGGCGCTCGACGGCACGCGACCCGTGATCTCCAACGACGGGTGGGAGCACACCGACTCCGACATCATGACGATCCACGACTACGAGGCCGACCCCGCCACGCTCACGTCGCGGTACGGCAGCGCCGAGAGCCTGCAGCGGATGATCGACGGGTTCGGGCCGGCGGGGCGGCGCATGTCGGCGGAACCGGGACCGGGCGCCTCCTCGGAAGGCAGGGACGCGCATCCGCACCGCCCGATCATGCTCACCGAGTTCGGCGGCGTGAGCCTCGAGACGGGCGGCGACGGCGACTGGGGCTACTCGACCGCCCGCGACGCGGAGTCGTTCGAGAAGCAGGTCACCTCCATCCTCCTCGCGGTCGGGTCGGTGCAGCCCCTCGCCGGGTTCTGCTACACGCAGCTCACCGACACCGGCCAGGAGACGAACGGCCTGCTCCACGCCGACCGCTCCCCGAAGTTCCCCGTCGACCGCATCCGCGCGGCGGTGCGCGGCTAG
- a CDS encoding LacI family DNA-binding transcriptional regulator, which translates to MARPTLKDVADRVGVSAKTVSNVVNGTGWVTAELRERVQVALVEVGYRPNAAARQLRSGRSGMIALAVPELSQPYFAELAASLVREAQGRLITVLVNQTDGLADVERKISEGIGATAVDGIILSPLALSASDLEGRRDSTPLVLLGEHIGTSTFPHVTVDNTAAAKAATQHLLSIGCRRIAAIGAQDHGPNETALLRLAGYRAALEEAGIPVDESLILTVDGFHRADGARAARTILGTGLEPDGIFAFNDLLALGAMHALSTANVRVPDDIAVIGFDDIEEGQYSTPTLSSVSPNTGELVATAIDLLLAQPPEPGMHTVGFTIAHRGSTKGPAQ; encoded by the coding sequence ATGGCGCGGCCCACACTGAAAGACGTCGCCGACCGCGTCGGCGTCTCGGCCAAGACGGTCTCGAACGTGGTGAACGGAACCGGCTGGGTGACCGCCGAGCTGCGCGAGCGCGTGCAGGTGGCGCTGGTCGAGGTCGGCTACCGGCCGAACGCCGCCGCCCGCCAGCTGCGCAGCGGGCGGAGCGGCATGATCGCCCTCGCGGTGCCCGAGCTCAGCCAGCCGTACTTCGCCGAGCTCGCCGCCTCCCTCGTGCGCGAGGCCCAGGGCCGCCTGATCACCGTGCTGGTGAATCAGACCGACGGCCTCGCCGACGTCGAGCGCAAGATCAGCGAGGGCATCGGGGCCACCGCCGTCGACGGCATCATCCTCAGTCCGCTCGCGCTGAGCGCCAGCGACCTCGAGGGGCGCCGCGACAGCACGCCGCTCGTGCTCCTCGGCGAGCACATCGGCACCAGCACCTTCCCTCACGTCACCGTCGACAACACGGCCGCGGCCAAGGCGGCGACGCAGCACCTGCTGTCGATCGGCTGCCGGCGCATCGCCGCGATCGGGGCGCAGGACCACGGGCCGAACGAGACGGCACTGCTGCGGCTCGCCGGGTACCGCGCCGCACTGGAAGAGGCAGGCATCCCGGTCGACGAGTCGTTGATCCTGACCGTCGACGGGTTCCACCGCGCCGACGGAGCCCGGGCGGCCCGCACCATCCTCGGCACCGGGCTCGAGCCCGACGGCATCTTCGCCTTCAACGACCTCCTCGCCCTCGGAGCGATGCACGCGCTCTCGACCGCGAACGTCAGGGTGCCCGACGACATCGCCGTCATCGGCTTCGACGACATCGAGGAGGGCCAGTACAGCACGCCGACGCTGAGCTCCGTCTCGCCGAACACCGGCGAGCTCGTCGCGACGGCGATAGACCTGCTGCTCGCCCAACCCCCCGAACCGGGAATGCACACCGTCGGGTTCACGATCGCCCACCGCGGCAGCACGAAAGGACCTGCGCAATGA
- a CDS encoding ABC transporter substrate-binding protein, which produces MKTQHRRRSPERRARHTLRPLTLVAALAVTGLALAGCTGQGSGGGSDDQPDASGKVTLDFWNGFTGPDGPALEKVIEDFNASQDDVEVKANIMPWDTLYQKVLTSVAGNDGPDIIAMSASRMPQFASQGLFEPLDDYYTDADNDTEALATAAVDASVFDGVNYGVPVNFTPMMMYYNKDLFSAAGLDPEAPPTTWDELAGMVPKLTVDENGDGQPEQFALALADHETVPVFASLLWGTGGSIANDDGTKSTLGDPESIEALDFWVSLIRDQKATQIGMSGADADKLFQTQKAAIEVVGPWMTTGFDEAGLNYGLAKPPAGPSDEAVLADVVSMGLPAGTSDAQKEAAYEFFAYWNSAEGQTTWADGSGFPPNRADVADKVTASPYPAIFGAAEVTDVSKTLLPGVASGGPIMETIFNPSVQKALNGEGSVKDIFTDASAQVQAELDK; this is translated from the coding sequence ATGAAGACACAGCACCGGCGCCGTTCACCTGAACGGCGTGCCCGTCACACCCTCCGCCCGCTCACCCTGGTGGCCGCCCTGGCCGTCACCGGCCTCGCGCTCGCCGGCTGCACCGGCCAGGGCTCGGGCGGCGGCAGCGACGACCAGCCCGACGCCTCGGGCAAGGTGACCCTCGACTTCTGGAACGGGTTCACCGGCCCCGACGGCCCCGCGCTCGAGAAGGTGATCGAGGACTTCAACGCGTCGCAGGACGACGTCGAGGTGAAGGCGAACATCATGCCGTGGGACACCCTGTACCAGAAGGTGCTCACCTCGGTCGCCGGCAACGACGGCCCCGACATCATCGCGATGTCGGCGTCGCGCATGCCCCAGTTCGCGAGTCAGGGCCTGTTCGAGCCGCTCGACGACTACTACACCGACGCCGACAACGACACCGAGGCCCTCGCCACGGCCGCGGTCGACGCCTCGGTGTTCGACGGCGTCAACTACGGGGTGCCGGTGAACTTCACCCCCATGATGATGTACTACAACAAAGACCTCTTCTCGGCCGCCGGCCTCGACCCCGAGGCGCCTCCCACCACCTGGGACGAGCTCGCGGGCATGGTTCCCAAGCTCACCGTCGACGAGAACGGCGACGGCCAGCCCGAGCAGTTCGCCCTGGCCCTCGCCGACCACGAGACGGTCCCCGTCTTCGCCTCGCTGCTGTGGGGAACGGGCGGCAGCATCGCCAACGACGACGGCACGAAGTCGACCCTCGGCGACCCCGAGTCGATCGAGGCCCTCGACTTCTGGGTGTCGCTCATCCGCGACCAGAAGGCCACCCAGATCGGCATGTCGGGTGCGGATGCGGACAAGCTGTTCCAGACGCAGAAGGCCGCCATCGAGGTCGTCGGCCCGTGGATGACGACCGGCTTCGACGAGGCCGGGCTCAACTACGGTCTCGCCAAGCCCCCGGCGGGCCCGAGCGACGAGGCGGTGCTCGCCGACGTCGTGTCGATGGGGCTGCCCGCCGGCACGAGCGACGCGCAGAAGGAGGCGGCGTACGAGTTCTTCGCCTACTGGAACTCGGCCGAAGGTCAGACCACCTGGGCCGACGGATCCGGCTTCCCGCCGAACCGCGCCGACGTGGCGGACAAGGTGACCGCGAGCCCCTACCCGGCGATCTTCGGTGCCGCCGAGGTGACGGACGTCTCGAAGACCCTCCTCCCCGGTGTCGCCAGCGGCGGCCCGATCATGGAGACCATCTTCAATCCCTCCGTGCAGAAGGCGCTGAACGGGGAGGGCTCGGTGAAGGACATCTTCACCGACGCGTCCGCCCAGGTCCAGGCCGAGCTCGACAAGTGA